GAAGTTCGTCCCCAACCCCTTCAGCGGCATCGAGGGCGACCTTATGTACCGAACCGGTGACCTGGCACGCTGGCTGCCCGACGGCAACATAGAGTTCATCGGACGGGCCGACCACCAGGTAAAGATCCGTGGCTACCGCATCGAACTCGGGGAGATCGAGAATACAATTTTAAAGCTAGATTCTATTAGTCAGGCTGCGGTCTTGATTAAAAAGAACTCAAACGGGGATGACTACTTAGCTGCTTACTTACAATCGTATAAAACACCAAAATTAAGGGCGTCCATATCTGAATACTTTGTTTACGATGACTTGGCCTATCACGCCTTAACTACTGATACCAAGAGAAACAATCACTATAAAGAGGTATTCAAAAGGTATTTAAAAGATAAAATCGTCCTAGATATTGGATCAGGCCCCGAAGCAATTTTATCTCAGTTCTGTATAGAAGCAGGTGCAGACAAAGTTTATTCCGTAGAAATTTCTAAGGAAGTATACGAGAAAGCCAAAAAACACATCGAAAAGAAAGGATTAAGTGATAAAATAATTCTCATTAATGATGATATTACCAAGGTAACACTACCTGAAAAAGTAGATTATTGTGTTTCTGAAATTGTTGGCCCGATTGGAGGATCAGAGGGCGCAGCCAAGCTCATAAACGCCAGTCGAAAACTGCTTAAATCTCCACAAAATATGCTTCCCAAAAGAAGCGTTACCAAAGTTGCAGGCGTCTGTTTTCCCGAAAATCTGCATGACTATAAGTTTGATACAATTGGAAAGCATTATGTAGAGAAAATTTTTGACAAAGTAGGTTACAAATTTGACTTACGCCTATGTGTGGAAGATTTCTCTTCAGACAATGTAATTACGACCGATGCAGTTTTTGAGGACCTAGATTTTACCCAACCCCTAGATTTAGAAGGCAATCACAATATTCGTTTGGAGTTCACCAAATCTTCTCAGATTACTGGATTTTTGGTTTGGTTAAACCTCTTTATTGATGAAGATATATGGCTAGATACCTTAAGCGAAAAATACAGTTGGCTCCCGGTTTATCTCCCAGTTTTCAAAAATGAGATCAAAGTAAAGCCTGGAGATTATATTGAAGCTCAGATATCGCGGCGTCTTTCCGATAACGATTTGAATCCGGATTTTACTGTGAGTGGTAGCTTATTTAGAAAAAACACAGAGAAAATCGATTTCAAATATAAATCGGTGAATCATGAGAAGTTATATCGTCATAACTCGTTTTATGAAAAACTTTTCGAACATGACACTGTTCAGGTTTCTAAACAAGTTCCGATTGGCCCAACGCAGTTAACACAACATTTGAAGCAGCATTTACCGGAGTATATGATACCTGGTGTTTGGGTAGAGTTGGATGCCATTCCACTGACGGCCAATGGTAAGATTGACAGAGAAGCTTTGCCAGACCCTGATCGCGATGCTTATTTGACCAGGGAGTATGTTCCACCTCGTGATGAGATAGAGCAGGATCTTGCTGGGATATGGTCTGAATTGCTGGGCGTAGATTCTATTAGCGTATTGGACGATTTCTTTGCCTTAGGCGGCCATTCTCTTTTGGCTACCAGATTGGTTTCCATGGTTCGGGTTGAAATGGAAGTTGAAATAGCCATCCGAGATGTCTTTACGCATTCTGTTCTTGAAGAGCTGGCTACTCATATCTCCGGAATCTCCAAGGGCGTAGTATTACCTCAAATTGTTGCTGTAGAAGACAAGGAGTTCATTCCGTTGTCTTACAGCCAGGAAAGGCTTTGGTTTTTAGATCAGCTTCAGGGTAGTGTTGAGTATCATTTCCGATCGTCTTACGATTGGAGGGTTCACAGACCTGGCTGTCTTTGAGAAGTCCTTGGAACGGGTTGTGTCACGGCATGAGGTTTTGAGAACTGTAATCAAGTCATCTGAAGGAAGTGGATATCAGGAGGTATTACCCGATGGTTTGTGGACGCTTGAGCAGTACAAAATTAAAAAGCAGGATAAAGTAGCTGAAATTCTAGAAGAGTATGTGACCAGACCTTTTGATTTGTCAAGAGATCATATGTTTAGAGTTGCGCTTTATGATTTGGGAACGGGGACTTATATCATGGCCGGTGTTTTTCACCATATAGCCAGTGATGGATGGTCAAATAACATTCTGGTAGAGGAGTTTGCTGAGATCTACCAGGCGCTTTTATCGGGCAGGGAGCCACTGTTGGCACCATTGGCTATCCAGTATACGGATTATGCGGTATGGCAGCGGGAGCATGTAGAGGGAGAGTGGTTAGATGGCCAACTTTCGTATTGGGAAAATCAGCTTCTAGGTGTAAGTAACCTCGCCTTACCAACGGACTATCCTCGACCTGCTATTCAGAGCACAGCAGGGGCTAGCATATTCTTTGATTTGGATCGCGATTTAACCAACCGCTTGTCAGCGTTGGCTCAGTCTGAAAAGACGACCCTGTTCATGGTTTTATTGGCTGCCTTTAAAGTGTTGTTGTACCGTTATACCGGTCAGGAAGACATTTGCATTGGAACATCCGTAGCCAATAGGACACAACAAGAATTGGAAGCTTTGATCGGTTTCTTCGTAAACATAATTACGGTAAGAAATAATCTTAACGGCAATGATACCTTCATTGACCTATTGAAAACAGTTAAATCAACGGTACTTGAAGGTTACGATTACCAGCAGGCTCCATTCGAACGGGTTGTTGAGCGCACTGTAAAAACCAGGGATAGAGCAACTACGCCACTTTTTCAGGTTCTTTTTGAACTCATTGCAGGGATGGATCAGGCAGAAATACAGGTGGCCGGGATGACTTTGAAACCCCAGGAGTATGACACCACAATTTCCAAGTTTGATCTCTCGGTTAAAATTATAGAAAGTAAGAAAGCGCTATCAATATGCTTGGAGTATGCAACCGCCCTTTTTAAAGAAGACACTATGAGAAGAATGGCATCTCATTATGTCGAAATTCTCGAAGCTGTTATCCAGAATCCCAAAGAAGCTGTTGGCAGAATTTCTATTCTTCCTTCTAATGAAAGAGAACTTTTGTTGGAAGACTTCAGCAGTACTACAGAGAGAACGAAAGAAGCGATTACCATCATCGATCAGATTTCGCAGCATGCCAAGTCGTTTCCCGATCTCGTAGCGCTTACGTTTGGAGATTTACACCTAAGCTACAAGGACCTCATGGAAAGAGTAGATATTGTAGCCGAACATCTAAAAGAACATTACAAAGTTGAGCCGGGCGATTTTGTAGGGGTGCATATGAATCGTTCTGATTGGTATGTAATTGCTACCCTTGGAATACTAAAGGTTGGGGGAGTTTATGTTCCTATTGATATTCAAAATCCAGTTTCCAGGAAAGCCTATATGGTAGAAGATTCAGCGCTAAAAATGCTGATAATTGAATCAGATGGTCTTTTTGATGTTATTGATCTCGATGTTAGTGTTTTTTCAATTGATATAGAATACGAAGGCATTCGTTCCCGATATTCAAATACAGATTTTTCAGCAGCATACAAAGTCTCATCAGAAGACACGGCTTATGCAATTTACACTAGCGGTACCACCGGCAGACCTAAGGGGGTTTTGGTAAGTCATGGGAACCTCTTGAGTTATCTTAGGTCCTGTTCGGACTACGTGGAAGACTCAAGTACAGGTCCTTGTAGTTTTATGCATTTATCGCCCTCATTTGATGCGTCCTTAACGGAGTTCTTTGTGCCCCTAATGAGTGCCAGGAAACTTGTAATTGGAAGCCATTCTGGCCTAGAGGTGTTTAACGATCCGAATTTTATAAAAGAGGCTCCTTATGATTTTATAAAACTTACACCATCTCATTTAGAACTTCTATTGCCCTCTTTAGAAAATTTAGCTTCAAAAAAGCTGGCTTCTAAACTTATATTCGGGGGTGAGCCGCTAAAGCCATCTCATATCAATTCACTCAAGACTTCGAACATCGAAGCGGTGATAATTAACGAATATGGGCCAACTGAAGCCACAGTTGGATGCAGTACTCATTGGTTTGAGCTTCATGAATATACCAAGGAACGCTCAAACAGTATTTCAATAGGCAAACCCTTACCAAATACGCAGATTTATATTCTTGATGAGTTTAGCAACCCTGCTCCAATAGGAATTATTGGCGAAATGTATGTTGGTGGGAGTCAGGTTGCGAAGGGTTACTTGAATAATAAGGCACTCACTGAGAAGAAGTTTGTAAAGAGTCCGATAACCGATTCAGATGGGATGTTCTACAAGACAGGAGATCTTGCCAGATGGCTGCCTGACGGAAATATAGAATTTATAGGTAGAAAAGATGAGCAACTAAAAATTCGCGGTTACCGGATTGAACCTGGGGAAATTGAGAACGTACTAATGGATTTAGATGCTGTTCAGGTGGCATGTGTCAAGGGCGTAAAAGACGAGTTTGGAGAAAAACTGGTAGCATATATTACAACAAAGGATGATTTTGAAAAAGACGTTCTAGAAGAAGAACTCAGGCGGCATTTACCGGAGTATATGATACCTGGTGTTTGGGTAGAGTTGGATGCCATTCCACTGACGGCCAATGGTAAGATTGACAGAGAAGCTTTGCCAGACCCTGATCGCGATGCTTATTTGACCAGGGAGTATGTTCCACCTCGTGATGAGATAGAGCAGGATCTTGCTGGGATATGGTCTGAATTGCTGGGCGTAGATTCTATTAGCGTATTGGACGATTTCTTTGCCTTAGGCGGCCATTCTCTTTTGGCTACCAGATTGGTTTCCATGGTTCGGGTTGAAATGGAAGTTGAAATAGCCATCCGAGATGTCTTTACGCATTCTGTTCTTGAAGAGCTGGCTACTCATATCTCCGGAATCTCCAAGGGCGTAGTATTACCTCAAATTGTTGCTGTAGAAGACAAGGAGTTCATTCCGTTGTCTTACAGCCAGGAAAGGCTTTGGTTTTTAGATCAGCTTCAGGGTAGTGTTGAGTATCATATTCCGATCGTCTTACGATTGGAGGGTTCACTAGACCTGGCTGTCTTTGAGAAGTCCTTGGAACGGGTTGTGTCACGGCATGAGGTTTTGAGAACTGTAATCAAGTCATCTGAAGGAAGTGGATATCAGGAGGTATTACCCGATGGTTTGTGGACGCTTGAGCAGTACAAAATTAAAAAGCAGGATAAAGTAGCTGAAATTCTAGAAGAGTATGTGACCAGACCTTTTGATTTGTCAAGAGATCATATGTTTAGAGTTGCGCTTTACGATTTGGGAACGGGGACTTATATCATGGCCGGTGTTTTTCACCATATAGCCAGTGATGGATGGTCAAATAACATTCTGGTAGAGGAGTTTGCTGAGATCTACCAGGCGCTTTTATCGGGCAGGGAGCCACTGTTGGCACCATTGGCTATCCAGTATACGGATTATGCGGTATGGCAGCGGGAGCATGTAGAGGGAGAGTGGTTAGATGGCCAACTTTCGTATTGGGAAAATCAGCTTCTAGGTGTAAGTAACCTCGCCTTACCAACGGACTATCCTCGACCTGCTATTCAGAGCACAGCAGGGGCTAGCATATTCTTTGATCTGGATCGCGATTTAACCAACCGCTTGTCAGCGTTGGCTCAGTCTGAAAAGACGACCCTGTTCATGGTTTTATTGGCTGCCTTTAAAGTGTTGTTGTACCGTTATACCGGTCAGGAAGACATTTGTATTGGTACTCCTGTGGCTAATAGAACACAACAAGAATTGGAAGCTTTGATCGGTTTCTTTGTCAATACTCTGGCGCTAAGAAGCTCCATTGAACCCAACCGTAGCTTTATAGAAACTTTGCAAGAGGTAAAAAAAGTCACCTTAGCCGCATATGACCACCAGCAGGCCCCGTTTGAACAGGTTGTTGAGCGCACTGTAAAAACCAGGGATAGAGCAACCACACCGCTATTTCAGGTGATGTTTGAACTGCAAAACATAGATAGTAAAAAGGAGATTACTATGGAAGGAATATCCTTTTCTTCCGAAGATACTGAAACTCAAACCTCCAAGTTTGATCTAACGCTTATTGCAACTGAGAGCGATTCTGGTATTCTCATGAAAATCGAATATGCCACAAGTTTGTTTCGGGAAGAAACGGTACAGGCAATGGCCAAGCATTACCAGAATATTCTTAGCTCTTCTGCCTCAAATCCTGAAATGGTAATAGGTAAATACGCTATTTTAAGTAATGCTGAAAGAGAGTTAATACTTAAAAGTTTTAATAACACTGATTTTGATTATCCCAAAGAGGAGACCATCGTAGATCTTTTCGAAAAACAGGCGAATGAAGCTACCGATAATATCGCGCTGGTTTCTAATGAAAGGGAAATTACCTATGATGAATTAGATAAGGAGGCAAACCGATTGGCAAGGTATTTATTGACTCTTGGGATTACTAAGGAAACGCTCGTTGGGATATGCATCGATCGAAGTCCCGAAATGGTAATAGGAATACTCGCTATTCTTAAATCTGGCGGAGCTTTTGTTCCGATTGATCCCCAATACCCTTTGGAGAGAATTAATTACATCTTGGATGATGCTGTAATTAAGTTCCTGCTGACCTCAAGTAGAATAGAGAAATCAGCCGAGATGCCAGATTGGATTGAAAAAATCTCAATAGATACAGATTGGGGTCAAATAGCAATACAGTCCGAGGAGAAACTTGATAGTTCTCCTTTACCAAAGGATGTTGCATATGTAATGTACACAAGTGGGTCTACCGGAAGACCGAAAGGTGTGATGATCCAGCACCAAAGCCTAATAAACTTTCTATGGGGTACCATTTCTCGTTTGGAAATGTCTGAGATGAATGCACTTTTATCGCTAACCACCTACACCTTTGATATATTTTATTTAGAGTTATTCGCTCCGCTGCTTCTTGGTTCTAAGGTTATACTGCAAGACAAATCAGTAAATATAGACTACATCAAGCTACAAAAGAATATCGGCTTATATAATCCAGACTTTATTCAAGCCACTCCATCAACATGGCAAATGCTTACCGATATTGGTTTTAACAGGCAAAAGGGCCTTACAATCCTAAGCGGTGGAGAACCCCTAAAGGAGGCGCTAAAGAATCGTTTGGTTAAGATCGGAGATAAGGTCTGGAATATGTACGGACCAACTGAAGCCACCATTTGGGCAACAACAAAACTCGTTGATTTTGATCATCCGGTAAACATTGGGTCTCCATTGTACAACTATCAAATTTATATCCTCGATGCTATGGATCAGTTGACTCCGATAGGTATTGT
The sequence above is a segment of the Muricauda sp. SCSIO 64092 genome. Coding sequences within it:
- a CDS encoding amino acid adenylation domain-containing protein, whose protein sequence is MSRHEVLRTVIKSSEGSGYQEVLPDGLWTLEQYKIKKQDKVAEILEEYVTRPFDLSRDHMFRVALYDLGTGTYIMAGVFHHIASDGWSNNILVEEFAEIYQALLSGREPLLAPLAIQYTDYAVWQREHVEGEWLDGQLSYWENQLLGVSNLALPTDYPRPAIQSTAGASIFFDLDRDLTNRLSALAQSEKTTLFMVLLAAFKVLLYRYTGQEDICIGTSVANRTQQELEALIGFFVNIITVRNNLNGNDTFIDLLKTVKSTVLEGYDYQQAPFERVVERTVKTRDRATTPLFQVLFELIAGMDQAEIQVAGMTLKPQEYDTTISKFDLSVKIIESKKALSICLEYATALFKEDTMRRMASHYVEILEAVIQNPKEAVGRISILPSNERELLLEDFSSTTERTKEAITIIDQISQHAKSFPDLVALTFGDLHLSYKDLMERVDIVAEHLKEHYKVEPGDFVGVHMNRSDWYVIATLGILKVGGVYVPIDIQNPVSRKAYMVEDSALKMLIIESDGLFDVIDLDVSVFSIDIEYEGIRSRYSNTDFSAAYKVSSEDTAYAIYTSGTTGRPKGVLVSHGNLLSYLRSCSDYVEDSSTGPCSFMHLSPSFDASLTEFFVPLMSARKLVIGSHSGLEVFNDPNFIKEAPYDFIKLTPSHLELLLPSLENLASKKLASKLIFGGEPLKPSHINSLKTSNIEAVIINEYGPTEATVGCSTHWFELHEYTKERSNSISIGKPLPNTQIYILDEFSNPAPIGIIGEMYVGGSQVAKGYLNNKALTEKKFVKSPITDSDGMFYKTGDLARWLPDGNIEFIGRKDEQLKIRGYRIEPGEIENVLMDLDAVQVACVKGVKDEFGEKLVAYITTKDDFEKDVLEEELRRHLPEYMIPGVWVELDAIPLTANGKIDREALPDPDRDAYLTREYVPPRDEIEQDLAGIWSELLGVDSISVLDDFFALGGHSLLATRLVSMVRVEMEVEIAIRDVFTHSVLEELATHISGISKGVVLPQIVAVEDKEFIPLSYSQERLWFLDQLQGSVEYHIPIVLRLEGSLDLAVFEKSLERVVSRHEVLRTVIKSSEGSGYQEVLPDGLWTLEQYKIKKQDKVAEILEEYVTRPFDLSRDHMFRVALYDLGTGTYIMAGVFHHIASDGWSNNILVEEFAEIYQALLSGREPLLAPLAIQYTDYAVWQREHVEGEWLDGQLSYWENQLLGVSNLALPTDYPRPAIQSTAGASIFFDLDRDLTNRLSALAQSEKTTLFMVLLAAFKVLLYRYTGQEDICIGTPVANRTQQELEALIGFFVNTLALRSSIEPNRSFIETLQEVKKVTLAAYDHQQAPFEQVVERTVKTRDRATTPLFQVMFELQNIDSKKEITMEGISFSSEDTETQTSKFDLTLIATESDSGILMKIEYATSLFREETVQAMAKHYQNILSSSASNPEMVIGKYAILSNAERELILKSFNNTDFDYPKEETIVDLFEKQANEATDNIALVSNEREITYDELDKEANRLARYLLTLGITKETLVGICIDRSPEMVIGILAILKSGGAFVPIDPQYPLERINYILDDAVIKFLLTSSRIEKSAEMPDWIEKISIDTDWGQIAIQSEEKLDSSPLPKDVAYVMYTSGSTGRPKGVMIQHQSLINFLWGTISRLEMSEMNALLSLTTYTFDIFYLELFAPLLLGSKVILQDKSVNIDYIKLQKNIGLYNPDFIQATPSTWQMLTDIGFNRQKGLTILSGGEPLKEALKNRLVKIGDKVWNMYGPTEATIWATTKLVDFDHPVNIGSPLYNYQIYILDAMDQLTPIGIVGELCIGGDSLAKGYLGRPDLDKQKFIAHPFKENERLYRTGDMGRWLSNGDIEFLERRDEQVKVRGHRIELGEIENALNGLKFIKNCTVNVKEDTNGVNRLIAYVICEEELDRKLILDHLKTSLPDYMIPSIVMKIDELPLTSNGKVNKRALPDPELSELSSQPYAPPRNELEHELVQIWQDLLEIERVGILDNFFELGGHSIMAMRLVAQINKAFDKELSIANLFEFPTISLLSEVLFSENEIEESILVPLNDGGAKTPIFCMPPASGTIPYYDLAKLLGDEQPLYAFQCPGLNGKTMIIRTVEELATAFIKEMKKVDPKGPYRLAGYSFGGLIALEMALQLKKEGLEVSQLFVFDTFSPSSVNSQRSRSFEELLTSLAGIINQDYNTSIELPYLKLKNKTKEEQLNILYGLIKEANIEPTEMQIRGHIGVYIGNDQAASAYQPLVGEKLDTQLILIKAEALDTDSLNKEYNSNIQEISYEEEDYGWQMYFNERIVVHRISGTHSTIFSHPHVREIAEKLNKY